The Micromonospora sp. WMMD961 genome has a segment encoding these proteins:
- a CDS encoding copper ion binding protein yields the protein MVNTTYQVQGMTCGHCVSAVAAEVGAIAGVHDVQVDLAAGRVTVDSDQPLDTEAVRAAVDEAGYHLVDA from the coding sequence ATGGTCAACACGACGTACCAGGTGCAGGGCATGACCTGTGGGCACTGCGTCAGCGCGGTCGCCGCCGAGGTCGGTGCCATCGCCGGGGTGCACGACGTCCAGGTCGACCTCGCCGCCGGCCGGGTCACCGTCGACAGCGACCAGCCGTTGGACACCGAGGCGGTCCGGGCCGCCGTCGACGAGGCCGGCTACCACCTCGTCGACGCGTGA
- a CDS encoding metal-sensitive transcriptional regulator — MTAPTPIRGYTASKDQLLARLRRVEGQVRGIEKMVDDDRYCIDVLTQISAIQAALDKVALGLLDGHARHCMHEGAAEGRADEMATEMMAAVGRLMKRG, encoded by the coding sequence ATGACCGCACCCACCCCGATCCGCGGGTACACCGCCAGCAAGGACCAACTGCTCGCGCGACTCCGCCGCGTCGAGGGGCAGGTCCGCGGCATCGAGAAGATGGTCGACGACGACCGCTACTGCATCGACGTGCTCACCCAGATCTCCGCGATCCAGGCCGCCCTCGACAAGGTGGCGCTCGGGCTGCTGGACGGGCACGCCCGGCACTGCATGCACGAGGGGGCGGCCGAGGGCCGGGCCGACGAGATGGCCACCGAGATGATGGCGGCGGTCGGCCGGCTGATGAAGCGCGGCTGA
- a CDS encoding YibE/F family protein — protein sequence MGSDHTRPAPSAPPRVRRILVMTVVPLFVATVLAAVLLWPRGGSPQSDGGADVPRYPGTVTRVVTEPCPPTPSTPEGTPRVGDGRCGTVDVRVDDGPSAGQQVRTPVPDGPGAPRVEVGDEIILVELTDPTDPTISNWNIAEHQRGTPLLWLAVVFAAAIVAFGRWRGLAALAGLAASFAILLTFVLPGISAGRSPLLVAVVGAALIMFVVLYLTHGVTAQTSVAVLGTLGSLVLTGVLATIATAATHLTGFGSEEATTLSMFQGDVDLHGLLLAGIIIGSLGVLDDVTVTQAATVTELAYANPGLTRLQLYRAATRVGRAHIASTVNTIVLAYAGASLPLLLLLTADARPIGQILTSEFLAQEIVRSAVATLGLIAAVPLTTGLAAMVTAAGRTDTTSPADAPAPRPQTDRAEALAALISPRTGHPDESDPTRTSPPSTAADRWPEPNRSTDTTW from the coding sequence GTGGGTTCCGACCACACCCGTCCCGCTCCGTCCGCCCCGCCCCGGGTCCGACGGATCCTCGTCATGACCGTGGTGCCCCTCTTCGTCGCCACGGTGCTCGCGGCCGTGCTCCTCTGGCCGCGCGGCGGCTCGCCACAGTCCGACGGCGGGGCGGACGTGCCGCGCTACCCCGGCACGGTGACCCGGGTGGTGACCGAGCCGTGCCCGCCGACGCCGTCGACACCCGAGGGCACACCGCGCGTCGGCGACGGGCGCTGTGGCACTGTCGACGTCCGCGTGGACGACGGACCGTCGGCCGGCCAGCAGGTACGCACGCCGGTGCCGGACGGGCCCGGAGCGCCCCGGGTCGAGGTCGGCGACGAGATCATCCTGGTGGAGCTGACCGACCCCACCGATCCCACCATCAGCAACTGGAACATCGCCGAGCACCAGCGGGGCACCCCGCTGTTGTGGTTGGCGGTGGTCTTCGCCGCCGCGATCGTCGCGTTCGGTCGGTGGCGGGGCCTGGCCGCGCTCGCCGGGCTGGCCGCCAGCTTCGCGATCCTGCTCACCTTCGTGCTGCCGGGCATCAGCGCGGGGAGGTCGCCCCTGCTGGTCGCCGTGGTCGGCGCCGCTCTGATCATGTTCGTGGTGCTCTACCTGACGCACGGGGTCACCGCACAGACCTCGGTCGCGGTGCTCGGGACCCTGGGCAGCCTGGTGTTGACCGGCGTGCTCGCCACCATCGCCACCGCCGCGACCCACCTCACCGGTTTCGGCAGCGAGGAGGCCACCACCCTCTCGATGTTCCAGGGCGACGTGGACCTGCACGGCCTGCTGCTCGCCGGAATCATCATCGGATCGCTCGGGGTGCTCGACGATGTCACGGTCACCCAGGCGGCCACCGTCACCGAGCTGGCGTACGCCAACCCTGGGCTGACCCGGTTGCAGCTGTACCGTGCGGCAACCCGGGTCGGTCGAGCGCACATCGCGTCCACTGTCAACACCATCGTGCTGGCGTACGCGGGCGCGTCGCTGCCGTTGTTGCTCCTGCTCACCGCCGACGCGCGGCCGATCGGGCAGATCCTGACCAGCGAGTTCCTCGCCCAGGAGATCGTCCGCAGCGCGGTCGCCACCCTCGGCCTGATCGCCGCGGTGCCGCTGACCACCGGGCTGGCCGCAATGGTGACCGCCGCCGGTCGCACCGACACCACGTCGCCCGCCGACGCTCCCGCCCCGCGACCGCAGACGGACCGGGCGGAGGCACTGGCCGCACTGATCTCACCGCGAACGGGTCACCCCGACGAGTCGGACCCGACGCGGACCTCACCCCCATCCACCGCCGCCGACCGGTGGCCGGAGCCGAACAGGAGCACGGATACGACATGGTGA
- a CDS encoding heavy metal translocating P-type ATPase, with protein MPVPSPHDPGRHAPAAPSQHDEHAGHDKHAGHDPGMFRRRFWVCLALTVPVVLSSRLVSDQLGLSWDVPGRSWVGPVLGSVVFWWGGWPFLVGAVREVRDRAPGMMLLVAMAITVAYTASLATSVGAFDLDFWWELGALVTIMLLGHWQEMKAIGQARGALAALAALLPDEAERVAADGQVEAVPVSGLRVGDVVLVRPGGRVPADGRVVDGAAELDESMITGESRPVARSTGERVVAGTVATDSAIRVRVEALGEQTALAGIQRMVAQAQGSGGRAQLLADRFAAALFYVATGTAVLTVLVWTALGRPDEAVVRAVTVLVIACPHALGLAIPLVVALSTALAARSGILVKDRLALERMRSVGAVLFDKTGTLTRGEHVVTDTVTMPGVEQDEVLRIAAGVESDSEHPLARAIVAAAGSAGPLPAAGFRSLPGRGVRATVDGTEYAVGGAALLRELGLSLPTELEAATGRWSARGAAVLHLVRLPETVLGAFALTDEVRPEARRAVDELRAEGVRTIAMITGDARPVAEAVAAELGFRPGVDEVFAEVLPAEKDDRVTDLQRRGLTVAMVGDGVNDAPALARADVGVAIGAGTDVAIESAGVVLASSDPRGVGAVVRLSRASYRKMRQNLAWAAGYNVVALPLAAGVLAGAGVALSPALAAVLMSASTIVVALNAQLLRRVRLDAD; from the coding sequence ATGCCCGTACCGTCACCGCACGACCCTGGACGGCACGCCCCGGCCGCGCCGTCGCAGCACGACGAGCACGCCGGGCACGACAAGCACGCCGGACACGATCCCGGGATGTTCCGCCGTCGCTTCTGGGTCTGCCTGGCTCTCACCGTCCCGGTGGTCCTGAGCAGCCGCCTGGTGTCGGACCAGTTGGGTCTGAGCTGGGACGTTCCCGGTCGCTCCTGGGTGGGCCCGGTGCTCGGCTCGGTGGTGTTCTGGTGGGGCGGTTGGCCGTTCCTCGTCGGTGCGGTGCGGGAGGTGCGGGACCGGGCACCCGGAATGATGCTGCTGGTCGCGATGGCGATCACCGTGGCCTACACGGCGTCACTGGCGACCAGCGTGGGTGCCTTCGACCTGGACTTCTGGTGGGAGTTGGGAGCGCTGGTCACCATCATGTTGCTCGGGCACTGGCAGGAGATGAAGGCCATCGGGCAGGCCCGGGGAGCACTCGCGGCGCTGGCCGCGTTGTTGCCGGACGAGGCCGAGCGGGTCGCGGCGGACGGGCAGGTCGAGGCGGTGCCGGTGTCCGGCCTGCGGGTCGGTGACGTGGTGCTGGTCCGCCCGGGCGGTCGGGTGCCGGCGGACGGTCGGGTCGTCGACGGCGCCGCCGAGCTGGACGAGTCGATGATCACCGGTGAGTCACGGCCGGTCGCCCGGTCGACGGGTGAGCGGGTGGTGGCCGGCACCGTGGCGACCGACTCGGCGATCCGGGTCCGCGTCGAGGCGCTGGGTGAGCAGACCGCGCTTGCCGGCATCCAACGGATGGTCGCGCAGGCCCAGGGTTCCGGCGGACGGGCTCAACTACTGGCCGACCGGTTCGCCGCCGCGCTGTTCTACGTGGCCACCGGCACCGCCGTGCTGACCGTGCTGGTCTGGACCGCGCTCGGTCGCCCCGACGAGGCGGTGGTTCGCGCGGTCACCGTGCTGGTGATCGCCTGCCCGCACGCGCTGGGTCTGGCCATCCCTCTCGTCGTCGCGCTCTCCACCGCGTTGGCCGCGCGGTCCGGGATCCTGGTCAAGGACCGGTTGGCGTTGGAGCGGATGCGGAGCGTCGGTGCGGTGCTCTTCGACAAGACCGGCACGCTGACCCGGGGCGAGCACGTGGTGACCGACACGGTGACGATGCCGGGTGTCGAGCAGGACGAGGTGCTGCGGATCGCGGCGGGCGTCGAGTCGGACAGCGAGCATCCGCTGGCCCGGGCGATCGTGGCGGCGGCCGGGTCCGCCGGCCCGCTCCCGGCCGCCGGGTTCCGGTCGCTGCCGGGCCGCGGCGTGCGGGCGACGGTCGACGGCACGGAGTACGCGGTCGGCGGTGCGGCCCTGCTGCGGGAACTGGGCCTGTCCCTCCCGACTGAGCTGGAGGCGGCGACCGGGCGGTGGTCGGCGCGGGGGGCTGCGGTGCTACACCTGGTGCGGCTGCCGGAGACCGTGCTCGGCGCGTTCGCGCTGACCGACGAGGTGCGCCCGGAGGCTCGGCGGGCCGTCGACGAGCTGCGTGCCGAGGGCGTCCGGACCATCGCCATGATCACGGGTGACGCCCGGCCGGTGGCCGAGGCGGTCGCGGCCGAACTCGGTTTCCGGCCCGGCGTCGACGAGGTCTTCGCCGAGGTGCTGCCGGCGGAGAAGGACGACCGGGTGACCGACCTGCAACGGAGAGGGCTGACCGTGGCGATGGTCGGCGACGGGGTGAACGACGCACCGGCGTTGGCCCGGGCGGACGTCGGCGTCGCGATCGGCGCGGGCACCGATGTGGCGATCGAGTCCGCCGGGGTGGTCCTGGCGTCGTCGGACCCGCGCGGGGTGGGGGCCGTGGTCCGGCTCTCCCGGGCGTCGTACCGCAAGATGCGACAGAACCTGGCCTGGGCGGCGGGCTACAACGTGGTGGCGCTGCCGCTGGCGGCGGGGGTGCTGGCCGGGGCCGGTGTGGCGTTGAGCCCGGCGCTGGCGGCGGTGCTGATGTCCGCGTCCACCATCGTGGTGGCGCTCAACGCGCAGTTGCTCCGCCGGGTCCGTCTCGACGCGGACTGA